A single region of the Streptococcus macedonicus ACA-DC 198 genome encodes:
- a CDS encoding Fibronectin/fibrinogen-binding protein, translating into MSFDGFFLHHLTKELQEELLYGRIQKVNQPFERELVLTIRNNRKNYKLLLSAHPVFGRVQITTADFQNPQTPNTFTMIMRKYLQGAVIESITQVENDRILEIAFSNKNEIGDNIKVTLVVEIMGKHSNIILIDKAENKIIESIKHIGFSQNSYRTILPGSTYLAPPKTEAKNPFTVSDEKLFELLQTEDLAPRNLQKLFQGLGRDTAENLAAQLSNDKLKQFRAFFARPCQPNMTDKSFAAVLFDKSDKQFDSLSELLDVFYQDKAERDRVNQQSSDLIHRVQTELDKNIKKLGKQEKELLATENAEEFRQKGELLTTYLTLVPNNQDQVELDNYYTNEKIIIALDKSLTPSQNAQRYFKKYQKLKEAVKHLTGLIQETKDTIAYLESVETALNHASISDIEDIREELVETGFVKRRTRDKRHKRKKPEQYLASDGKTIIMVGRNNLQNDELTFKMAKKGELWFHAKDIPGSHVLIKDNLNPSDEVKTDAAELAAYYSKARLSNLVQVDMIEAKKLHKPTGSKPGFVTYTGQKTLRVTPTEEKINSLRMTK; encoded by the coding sequence ATGTCATTTGATGGTTTTTTTCTACACCATTTAACAAAAGAATTACAAGAAGAGCTACTTTACGGACGTATTCAAAAGGTCAATCAACCTTTTGAACGTGAGTTGGTTTTAACCATTCGCAACAATCGTAAGAATTATAAGCTCTTGCTTTCTGCTCACCCTGTTTTCGGACGTGTGCAAATCACGACAGCTGATTTTCAAAATCCACAAACCCCAAATACCTTTACCATGATTATGCGAAAATACCTTCAAGGGGCAGTCATTGAAAGTATTACACAGGTTGAAAATGACCGTATATTAGAAATCGCATTTTCTAATAAAAATGAAATCGGTGATAACATCAAAGTCACCTTGGTGGTTGAAATCATGGGCAAACACAGCAATATTATTTTGATTGATAAAGCTGAAAACAAGATTATCGAGTCAATCAAGCATATTGGTTTCTCACAAAATAGCTACCGCACTATCTTGCCTGGCTCAACTTATCTTGCACCGCCAAAAACAGAGGCTAAAAATCCTTTCACTGTTTCAGATGAAAAATTATTTGAACTTTTGCAGACAGAAGATTTGGCACCGCGCAATCTGCAAAAACTTTTCCAAGGCTTGGGACGTGATACCGCGGAAAATTTGGCTGCTCAACTCAGCAATGACAAATTGAAACAATTCCGTGCTTTCTTTGCTAGACCATGTCAACCAAATATGACCGATAAATCATTTGCTGCTGTGCTATTTGACAAGAGCGATAAGCAATTTGACAGTCTTTCTGAACTCTTGGATGTTTTTTATCAAGATAAGGCTGAACGCGACCGTGTCAATCAGCAATCAAGCGATTTGATTCACCGTGTTCAAACAGAGTTGGATAAAAATATCAAAAAACTTGGCAAGCAAGAAAAAGAATTATTAGCGACGGAAAATGCGGAAGAATTCCGCCAAAAAGGAGAACTTTTAACGACCTATCTCACGCTAGTGCCAAACAATCAAGACCAAGTCGAATTAGACAACTACTACACCAACGAAAAAATCATCATTGCGCTCGATAAAAGCCTGACACCTAGTCAAAATGCGCAGCGTTATTTCAAAAAATACCAAAAATTGAAAGAAGCTGTGAAGCACTTGACAGGGCTTATTCAAGAAACCAAGGATACGATTGCTTACCTCGAAAGCGTTGAAACAGCATTGAATCATGCGTCAATTTCTGATATCGAGGATATTCGCGAGGAATTAGTCGAAACTGGCTTTGTCAAACGTCGCACGCGAGATAAACGCCACAAACGCAAAAAACCAGAACAATACTTGGCTTCAGATGGCAAAACAATTATCATGGTTGGACGCAACAACCTGCAAAATGATGAATTGACTTTCAAAATGGCAAAAAAAGGAGAACTTTGGTTCCATGCTAAGGATATTCCTGGTAGCCACGTTCTTATCAAGGATAATCTCAATCCAAGCGACGAAGTCAAAACTGACGCTGCTGAATTAGCTGCCTACTACTCAAAAGCACGTCTGTCCAACCTTGTTCAGGTTGATATGATTGAAGCTAAAAAGCTTCACAAACCAACTGGTAGCAAACCTGGTTTTGTAACTTATACTGGTCAAAAAACGCTTCGTGTCACTCCGACCGAAGAAAAAATCAACAGTTTGCGCATGACAAAATAA